A DNA window from Burkholderia sp. HI2500 contains the following coding sequences:
- a CDS encoding TOBE domain-containing protein, translating into MSITAINVRNQFKGKVKEIIRGSVVSEVDVETPFGIVTSVITTRSVDELELKVGAEVVALVKSTEVSIARL; encoded by the coding sequence ATGAGCATCACTGCAATCAACGTACGTAACCAGTTCAAGGGCAAGGTCAAGGAGATCATTCGCGGATCGGTGGTCTCCGAGGTCGACGTCGAGACGCCGTTCGGCATCGTCACGTCGGTGATCACGACCCGTTCGGTTGACGAACTCGAACTGAAGGTGGGCGCGGAAGTCGTCGCGCTCGTGAAATCGACCGAAGTCTCGATCGCGCGCCTCTGA